From a single Stigmatopora nigra isolate UIUO_SnigA chromosome 21, RoL_Snig_1.1, whole genome shotgun sequence genomic region:
- the LOC144214895 gene encoding fer3-like protein → MDFLQACDNPDGRPSSGVGRSKRRRIITVVQRQAANVRERKRMFGLNEAFDALRKKVPTFAYEKRLSRIETLRLAMVYISFMRDLLEDT, encoded by the coding sequence ATGGATTTCCTGCAAGCCTGCGACAATCCGGACGGACGCCCGTCGAGCGGCGTGGGGAGGTCCAAGCGGAGACGGATCATCACGGTGGTGCAGCGGCAGGCGGCCAACGTCAGGGAGCGAAAGCGCATGTTCGGCCTCAACGAAGCTTTCGACGCGCTCAGGAAGAAAGTGCCCACCTTTGCTTACGAGAAGCGCCTTTCTCGCATCGAGACCTTGCGCTTGGCCATGGTCTACATCTCCTTCATGAGGGATCTTTTGGAGGACACTTGA
- the twist1a gene encoding twist-related protein 1a → MRDDEDDYSSTPMDSAGNSEEETERQAPRRGARKRRPTAAAVRRSPEERGERSLELPKKRRRKSGCAAESWSSDASGSPVSATACATTITPTPSDSSSPDELHSQRVMANIRERQRTQSLNEAFTSLRKIIPTLPSDKLSKIQTLKLAARYIDFLYQVLQSSDELDSRGAGAGAGAGASCGYVAHERLSYAFSVWRMGDATSH, encoded by the coding sequence ATGCGGGACGACGAAGACGACTACTCCTCCACACCGATGGACAGCGCCGGGAACAGCGAAGAGGAGACCGAGCGCCAGGCGCCCAGGAGAGGCGCCAGGAAACGGCGccccacggcggcggcggtgcgCAGGAGCCCCGAAGAGCGTGGGGAGAGAAGCCTGGAGCTCCCCAAAAAGCGACGGCGAAAGAGCGGCTGTGCCGCGGAGAGTTGGAGCAGTGATGCCAGCGGCAGTCCCGTGAGCGCTACCGCCTGCGCCACCACCATCACACCCACCCCCTCAGATTCTTCCTCCCCGGACGAGCTCCACAGCCAGCGCGTCATGGCCAACATCCGCGAGCGGCAACGCACGCAATCGCTGAACGAGGCGTTCACGTCCCTGCGCAAGATCATCCCCACACTGCCCTCGGACAAGCTGAGCAAGATCCAGACGCTCAAGCTAGCCGCACGCTACATCGACTTCTTGTATCAAGTCCTGCAGAGTAGTGACGAGTTGGACTCCAGGGGAGCTGGAGCCGGGGCTGGAGCCGGGGCAAGCTGCGGCTACGTGGCGCACGAGCGCCTCAGCTACGCCTTCTCCGTCTGGAGGATGGGAGACGCCACCAGCCACTAG
- the polr1f gene encoding DNA-directed RNA polymerase I subunit RPA43, whose amino-acid sequence MATSQHVAEDPKHVKMSGETLEHCVKTPAVVASSNSGTTVFEVQCVIPSFADASELVSAPYSCLVRNTHRRHVALPPVYLNKKRTGLQGELQAELLKFSPSFQGVPVAYDDIRIVRQYGDIFDDSGYIHVDIEANYILFQPQGGQRLLGKVNKLAASHVGCLVHGCFNASIPKPNLVSMETWRVAGPQIGTELEFEVVALDADATGVLLIRGRLDRTRVQEMLAMAESPELAKRKEAAPDAGDALESVVEDSQKKKKKKDKYKEHTEEEEVVPPLELNESESGSSKKKKKKKDKRKDESEDSINGDEEKEEELQIPVTEAHTDEIEIGSSKKKKKKKDKRKEESEDSVNGDQEKEEPVQIPIMETYTNGIEITSSKKKKKKRDKTKEESEDNENGNEEKEEQVELPVIEIHTNEIEIGSSKKKKKKKDKRKEESEDDIKSEEVKEEQVELPVIETHASDSSGYLSDKPNNKRKREKEPEHELEASSDVEVTKPKKKKKRKSEMD is encoded by the exons atggcgaccTCGCAGCATGTCGCGGAGGACCCAAAACACGTGAAAATGTCCGGCGAAACCCTTGAACATTGCGTTAAGACCCCAGCGGTCGTAGCTTCCTCTAACTCAGGAACAACTGTCTTCGAAGTTCAGTGCGTTATCCCGTCTTTTGCCGACGCTTCTGAACTTGTGTCAGCTCCGTACTCGTGCTTGGTACGCAACACTCACCGAAGACATGTCGCCCTGCCACCCGTTTACCTGAACAAGAAGAGGACGGGCTTACAAGGCGAGTTACAAGCAGAACTTCTCAAATTCTCCCCAAG ctTCCAAGGCGTCCCTGTCGCTTACGACGATATACGAATCGTGCGGCAATACGGGGACATTTTTGACGACAGCGGATACATCCACGTGGACATTGAAGCCAACTATATCCTATTTCAACCTCAAGGAGGACAGCGACTATTG GGGAAGGTGAACAAACTGGCGGCGAGTCACGTGGGCTGCCTGGTGCACGGCTGCTTTAACGCCAGTATACCCAAACCCAACCTGGTTTCCATGGAAACATGGAGGGTAGCGGGGCCTCAGATCGGAACCGAGCTGGAGTTTGAGGTGGTTGCGCTCGATGCCGACGCTACCGGCGTGCTCCTTATAAGAGGAAGGCTGGATAGAACCAG GGTTCAGGAAATGTTGGCTATGGCCGAAAGCCCCGAATTGGCCAAGCGAAAAGAAGCGGCACCAGATGCCGGAGACGCTTTGGAGTCCGTTGTCGAAGACtcccagaagaagaagaaaaagaaagacaaatatAAAGAACacacagaagaggaagaagtggTGCCGCCGCTTGAGCTGAATGAAAGTGAAAGCGGCTCaagtaagaagaagaaaaagaagaaagataaAAGAAAAGATGAGTCGGAAGATAGCATCAATGGTGATgaagaaaaagaggaggagctTCAGATCCCTGTCACAGAAGCCCACACAGATGAAATTGAAATCGGCTCaagtaagaagaagaaaaagaagaaagataaaagaaaagaagagtCGGAAGATAGCGTCAATGGCGaccaagaaaaagaagagcCGGTTCAGATTCCTATCATGGAAACCTACACAAATGGAATTGAAATCACCTCaagtaagaagaagaaaaagaagagagatAAAACAAAAGAAGAGTCCGAAGATAATGAAAATGGTAATGAAGAAAAAGAGGAGCAGGTTGAGCTCCCTGTCATAGAAATCCAcacaaatgaaattgaaattgGCTCaagtaagaagaagaaaaagaagaaagataaACGAAAAGAAGAGTCCGAAGATGACATCAAAAGCGAGGAAGTAAAAGAGGAGCAAGTCGAGCTACCTGTCATAGAAACCCACGCCAGCGACTCCAGCGGTTACCTTAGCGACAAGCCCAACAACAAACGGAAACGGGAAAAAGAACCAGAACACGAACTCGAGGCCAGTTCGGATGTCGAAGTCACAaaaccaaagaagaaaaagaagaggaaaagtgaaatggattaa